The sequence TAGTTTGGGTTTGATATACGGTTCTGATTACCTGCTGAGGTATAGCTACAGTGGAGAAGACGTTCCTGACAATGGTTGACGGAACTTGCTGGTACTGCGTCTGAAACTGCGTCTGGAACTGCACCTGGGTCCTCACCTGCTCCTGAGTTTGGGTCACATAGTTCGTCTGCCCTGGAAGAGTCACATACTCCGTGCGAACGTTCCCCTGGGTTTGTGTCACGAAGTTAGTCTGGTACTGGATTTGCGGCACCACTTGGGTATCGACAACCTCTGAAAAGACAGTCGAATAGACCTGCTGAACGCTGTACTGGGTCTGGGTCACATACTGTGGGTTATTGTTGTAGATGGTGGAAGGAACAACCACGGTGGAGTAGCGGACTTGTGTCTGATAGACAGTGGAAGGCTGGCATCCCCCGGGCGTGGGCACGGGTACCGGGGGCAGGTAACCTCCGGAGGGCTGCAGATTGATTCCCTGGCCGAGAAGACTCCGAGGCAGCCGGTCGGCGCCCGTCTCGACGCCACTGGCCGCCAGCAGGAACGCCAGAGTCACCCACATCCTGCTCAGGGAAAATGTAAATAGAAAAGAAGCGACACTAGTACACCAGCGATGCAACCATTTTTGCAGTCATCATTGCTGCCACCATAATCAGTTAgcgaaaattaatttatattattattattattattattattattattattattattattattattattattataagcataatTAGTAAAATAGCACGGAACCtcctacaaacaaaacacatccaTCCCCAACAACTGATGCTATCAAAATACTCTCTACTTACATTTTCTGCGGAACGCTGATATCCTATTTTCTTGgggataaagaaacaaacaagaattataacattattaaaactttaatgaacaataagaaaataatattaggatatatacacacgcaacacaaaaagCACTTTGTTGTCTGACATAAAGAGGACAAAATAATTTACTTCGGATTGTGCAGACAGCCATACTGtgcggatgtgtgtttgtgttagaatACAATGCTTTTATCCAATGGGCAGGGGATTCCTCGGGTAGTTGTAATTATATCCACCTTGGCCGCCAAAggatccacctcctcctccctagaCCACCAAAACCACTGCCACCTACTCCACCAAAACCACTTCCACTTGATCCACCAAATCCACTTCCACTTGATCCACCAAATCCACTACCACCTACTCCACCAAATCCGCTTCCACCTACTCCACCGAATCCACTTCCGCTTGATCCACCAAATCCGCTTCCACCTCTCCACCAAATCCACCTCCACCTGATCCGCCAACTCCTCCTCCAGTCTGGCCACAGGAAGCGGTCACTGTTCTTGTGACAGTCGCCTGCTGCGGGTTGCCGACCGTCTGGAATATGACCTGCTGTCGCACAGAAGTCTGGACGACCTCGCTGGTAATGACCTGGTCCTGACCCGGAGCCTGAATCACGGACGTCCGGGTCTGTTCGCGGGTCTGCACCACCGCGGGACCTGTTCTGAAGTCGGTGCTCGTCACCGTCTGCACCTGCGTGAAGGGCTGGAACCGGGTTTCGAAGCGCGTGGTGAAGATGGTGGTCGGGACCACCTGTGTGCGAACGACCTCCTGGGGCACCACCTGGGTCTGGACGCGGGTCTGCGTGGCGTAGTTGGTTTGCGTGACGACCTGCTCTCGGGTGACGACGGCGTTCGAGAAGCGCGTGGTCACGTCTGTGTACGGGACGATCTGCTCGCGACGCACCACCGTCGTGCTCACCACATTCTGGCCCGGGGACAAAGCGGGTCTGCACCTCCTGCTGGATGCGGGTCGAGGTGACGTAGCGGGTGTTGCCCTGCTGCTGCTGCCTGATAACGGAGGTCAGCAGGCGGGTTTGGACGCGGGTTCGGATCACGTCACGTCCTGGTACCGTCACGAAACGGGTTTCGCGGGTCGTCTGCGTCAGAAGCTCCGTGAAGGGTCTGTTGATGGTCTGCACCTGCGTGCGAGTGACTTCCACCGGCACCGCCTGAGTCTGCGTCACAGTCTGAGTGACGTAGCTGACTTGGGGGACGACGCGAGTGGAAGTGACGTAGCGTGTCTGCTGGACTGCCTGACCCGGGATGGTTTGTGTCGCAACCCTGTTGTCGAAAACTGTGGTTGTCTGTTGGATAATACTTGTCTGGAACTGAGTATTAGTAAAGTATCGAGTTCTGATGAAGGTGGTTGGTATGATCTGTTGGCTAACCACTGTAGTGGTAATATACTGGGTGTTGGCTTGGTTGACAACCTGGACGTTGACAGAGGTTTGAATCTGGGCGTCGTAGACCACTGAGGTGAATACAGGGCAGGTGGGGTTCGTTGGCGGCGGAGGCAAGTAACCTCCCTGGGGTTCGGCCGAAGCCAGAGCCAGCGCCAGCAACGTCGCCGTCAAGCGCCACATCCTGCAAAGAGAAATTCCACAGATTAGAGCAGCGGTGATTGGAACCCCCGCGTCTCGCCAACTCATATGGGAATAAAGTCCAATCACACGCCCCTCTATCTGTGCAATTTCTCCATGCGGTGTGGGCTGACCCGAGAGGACTTTATCGCCCAGATGAGCCGTGAGACTTAACTGGTTACTTGTCTATCTAACAAAAGAGAACAGATTTACGTGGTGCGTCATATAAAGTAATTCAATTTCAAAATTCTGATGCCCTAAAAAGGCCGCGCCTTTTCAAGTGCCCTTatggcaaacaaacaaatgagaaaaacagcaaagccattTCATAACGTAAATCTAATCGTCAGACCCATTCACCAGAGTAAATGATCAAGACGACTAGATGACTAGATGACCAGACCCGCCCGAAGAAATCGCTAAGCCTCCGTGACGCGTGAGCACCCAGCCTCCAACCAGACAGAGCTTCCGAATGGCGAAAGAGTGACCCACTGTTAACATGAAGCCTCGTACGTTTCCGCATAGCATGACTCGTAATGATCGCAGGTCCTGCGTTTCGCGCTCcgtcacctctccttccctccatccctttattCGCCTTTTCTTGCTAAGGATGTTAaatccccgagagagagagagagagagagagagagagagagagagagagagagagagagagagagatctaaacacacacacacacatgtacacactatatatatgtatgtatatgtgtgtgtgtgcatttgtatttgtgtgtgtatatatgcacacacacacacacacacacaccacacacacacaacacacaacacacacgaatacacacacacgtacccacacacacacatacacacaccacgcacacacacacacacaaaatatatatatatatatatatatatatatatatatatatatatatatatatatataccacacacacacacacacacaacacacacacacacatatatatatatataatatatatatatatatatatatatatatatatatatatgtgtgtgtgtgtgtgtgtgtgtgtgtgtgtgtgtgtgtgtgtgtgtgtgtgtgtgtgtgtgtgtgtgtgtacgcacacacacacacacacacacacaacacacacacacacacacacatatataagtatatataataacatatatatatgtatatatatatatacacagtatatatatacatatatatatatatatatatatatatatatatatatatatatatatatatatttatataaactatttatagacatctgtctacacacacacgcacacgcacacacacacacacacacacacacacacacacacacacacacacacacacacacacacacacacacacacacacacacacacacacacacacacacacacacacacacacacacacacgcacacacacacaaacatatacatgtgtattcgtgtgtgtgtgtatgtgcgcagcTTATAAACGTATAGATAAAGATATCTATAGAATTACAAAGCGTGTCGAGAGAttacaagataagaaaaaaggaaaaaaaaatctgcaggtCATTCCACACCGCCCTCTTGCAATGATTACGCAGGTAGTCGTCTGCGTATCGTACATACAGTAAGACGCACTGTTCGTTCTCCACGCACTGGAAATCGCCTTTATGTTGGCGTGACTTTGTGGGAAGGCCGCCCTCTGATTAACTTTTGGGCTTGAATATGCGACTGTTTTACGCCTTCTTGCGAAAGATCGTGACGGGCAGTTTACCCGTTTCTTGAGGAGGTAAAAGAGACGTTTTTCCTCATGATATTTGCTCGaatttactgtaattacgatgCCGTAAGCACGAGAATCTCTCATTGTAAATTTCTTAAAGTCAAGTAGCATTATAGTAGCAAAGTAGCTACATCTGAGAAAGTACAGGAACCTcaagagaaacgagaagaaaaacaaaagaaacgagcCAAATTCTGAGAATGAATTTCAAGAAATGGTTTTAGTGAGATCAGGGCAGTTTCATTCGTCGAGGCCAAACGAGCTCTTCAGGAGTTTTCGCTTTCTAGCACTAACTGCTTCCGGTGCTTAGCGGTTTCTCGCGCGTCACGGCCAATCCTACGATTTTCATTGACATTCCATACATCGAaatcccacccacccccacaaaaaaaggaaagaaggtcaTTTAGAAATATTTACATCAATGCACTGTCTTTACAAAACGCTAGAGTTTAAACGTCGCTCAAATCGTCTTCTAGCAATCACAAACCGCTAACTTACCCAATGTCAATAACTCAGTCACGCCGCGTCGATGAAGGCTTGCAAAAAATCACGCGTGTCGAAGGCGGAACGTGAACACATATGGCAACACAAGATTACTCATATGGCAATGCAGAATTACTCAAAAGGCAACACAAAATTTCTCAGGTTACTCTTTCTTACaaaaaatcatgatttttttctcaaCTTATCCGTGGAAATTACACATTATGTCGTCTGACTGTTTTGTTGCATTTGCGAACATTCTTGGGCCGAGATAGGGTCTGCACTACAATGTCATGGACAGAAGCTACTAAATTAGATCCAGTAGTAAgaaacgatgtgtgtgtgtgtgtgtgtgtgtgtgtgtgtgtgtgtgtgtgtgtgtgtgtgtgtgtgtgtgtgtgtgtgtgtgtgtgtgtgtgctcgtgcacgaatacacatatatacatgatccTAAGATGTTCATCAAGCAATCGACTTTGAATAAAAACCAAGACGAGTgtccaccccccaacccaccccttgGGGACTGCCCGTGGCTCCTCGGTCCAGCGCACGCAAGAGCATGTGCAAAGCAAGCCAAGGGGAAGAACTGGTCTAGCGGAGAGGAAAGCGAACGCTAGAATTATGCGAATCTCGAAGATGGCGAAAGATGACACCACTTGGCTGATCCCGAAGGCGGACGAGCAGAAACGTTCGTGGATGGTGTTGcgaaacgttttttgttttttgtttttcgtttttctgctTAAAAAACATCTTCTATGTGTtgatatgatgaaataataaggAACTGCAACTACAATTACACCGATGTATCCCACTGAGGTAAAATTAATATGTGagtaaagtaagtaaataagaaagAACTTTATATACAGAAAGCAAAAGTATTTTTTCGGATATGATTCACTGAATTatgtccttggagtcacttttttttcttttttatttaacttcACATCCGTATTAGTTGCAATTAGTATCGTGACTCATTTTAGTCTTTACACCTCGGTTTTACATTCGTTGCAGCCATTAACTTTCAGTAATATGTAACACCGTTCATAGCCGTGCACAAAATAGAAGTAATTCCTTGaagtttcagtttctttttttttttcttttctttcttgtgtgattttgatatatatttggaTCTATCCACGTGTATTTTTGAATATTTGTCTATTTACAGATTTGATCACAAGCTTGTTACCTGCAttacatatactttttaaaaaatattcgtggtataaaaggagaaggaagaggaaaccaaaaaaaaaaaaaaaaaaaaacaaaaaaaaaaaacgtcgaacACACTGTTATATTGTAATACCTATTTTATCGTTTCCACAGTCTACAGAAGCAAAGCGTTCATCACGAGAACAAATCCAATAGGAAGAAACTAGCACGGTTGtcgtaaaagaaggaaagaggcggAAAAGAATCAGGACAAGGAacagaaagaaattataaaatgaaaacaccaaacacaaaaattcaAGACTTTAGAACAGACACTCCACAGACGAAAGAGgatttcccctccctaccccacatTTCTGCCTTGTACCtaccgccctccccctcctcatacaGACGCAATTGTTTCTTCTCATTAACAGACTAGGCTCTTCATCCTTTCTGGCCCTCCATGGCACGACCACCCACCTTGAGTACGACGACAAAGAGGCACGTGTGATGAGTCTTGACGCTTAGAGGTGTTGAATACGTGTGTGTCTGGCGTCTGAAGGAACCTGGGATTATATATGCTACATGTGCAACTggagggggttggtggggtggggcgggggagaaggaggaggaggtcgaggtgtccgaagaggtggggtggggtagggttggggatgggggaggagggaatgcatgtcagaggagggaggagaagggggggggcgaggtgtccgaagaggtgggggggggttgctggGAATGAGGTTGGTAGGAATGAAGGtgctcttctgtttcttcttctgtgGTGAGTGGTGTAGTTTTTTAggttgggggggggcggcgggggagcgtttaaaaaggaatagagagggtAGTTGTCTTGGTTCTGTCATTTTCTCgattttaaaatctctctctctctgtctctctgtctctctctctctctctctctctctctctctctctccctctcctctctctcactcactctctctttctctctctgtatctatccgtccctgtctgtctgtttctgtctctgtctgtctgtctttctttctctctccctctcccccactctctctctctctctctctgtctctatccgtccctttctctctgtttctgtctctgtttggctgtctgtctccctccctcctttctctctgtctctttctctctctctatttttttttcatgtaattcgAACATCAAATAGCTAGCAGTGTGAAAGTGGTAATACGTGATATGCTAAGACCTTTAATACTGGTGACTCTTTATTAGCGTATTTCACGGATAATCTCAACCCACAAAACTGGATATATtctaaaaacaggaattttgtttATGCATATCCTAGGAAGAAAACCACGGAACAAAGAAGATAGAGCTACCTTATACAACCGAATTCTGTCTATGATACGTTTTGAAGCACCATGCACTAGTATTCATATCTGATATTCCatacaagcaagaaaaaaaaaacaagaaaatctacttcaaaaaatatatatatattcagaggcTATACACATCATTATGaggatatgcatgtatgtatgtatgtatgtgtgtatgtatgtatgtatgtatgcatgtatctatatttaactgtgtgtgtgtgtgtgtgtgtgtgagtgtgtgtgtgttggtgtgtgtgtgtgtgtgtgtgtgtgtgtgtgtgtgtgtgtgtgtgtgtgtgtgtgtgtgtgtgtgtgtgtgtatgcgtgtgtatgtttacatgtgtgtgtatgtacagactAGATGAAAGCATTTAAATAACATGACAATTAACCCTTTGTGAT comes from Penaeus monodon isolate SGIC_2016 chromosome 5, NSTDA_Pmon_1, whole genome shotgun sequence and encodes:
- the LOC119573463 gene encoding LOW QUALITY PROTEIN: uncharacterized protein LOC119573463 (The sequence of the model RefSeq protein was modified relative to this genomic sequence to represent the inferred CDS: deleted 1 base in 1 codon): MWRLTATLLALALASAEPQGGYLPPPPTNPTCPVFTSVVYDAQIQTSVNVQVVNQANTQYITTTVVSQQIIPTTFIRTRYFTNTQFQTSIIQQTTTVFDNRVATQTIPGQAVQQTRYVTSTRVVPQVSYVTQTVTQTQAVPVEVTRTQVQTINRPFTELLTQTTRETRFVTVPGRDVIRTRVQTRLLTSVIRQQQQGNTRYVTSTRIQQEVQTRFVPGQNVVSTTVVRREQIVPYTDVTTRFSNAVVTREQVVTQTNYATQTRVQTQVVPQEVVRTQVVPTTIFTTRFETRFQPFTQVQTVTSTDFRTGPAVVQTREQTRTSVIQAPGQDQVITSEVVQTSVRQQVIFQTVGNPQQATVTRTVTASCGQTGGGVGGSGGGGFGGEVEADLVDQAEVDSVE